The DNA window TTCACTTTTACCAGTAGCTGTTTTCTCAATGGGGCAAACCTGTGTCAGGGTGTTACTATAAAGTGGAAAAAGTTCTGACTGAAGTCCTACTGAAAACTGCTTCAAACAGTGAATTTTAATGGCTCAGATGTGTGTGGCTTTAAATACTGTATAGTGTGATTGTTAATGCCAAGAGTTGTAGGGGGGGGGATGCTGCAGTACACGAACCCAACCGGACTGTGGCAGTTCTGTGGGCAAACAAAACCTTGATAAATAGGGAGGTCAGAGGAAAATGGCCAGACATGTTAACTACAGCTAACAGGAGGCCACAAATACAATgataacagtgaattaaaacCGTGGTTTGCTCTGCACACATATCTAATCTACACATGAAGTGGTTCTGGAGAAGTGGGTCCTACTGGGTACTAGCTGGTTGCACCTAATAAAGTGGCAACTAAGTGTataaattatatacagtatgtgaacTTCAGGTTGACAATCACATCCTTCACTGGGAATATAAGTCAGAGGGACTTCATCAAGTTTATCTTACCTACAgtcaataaaacaaatatccatccatgcatctccTAACCGGTAATCCAGGTCAGGCTCAGGGGGAGTgtctggagcctttcccaggcagcatagggcccaaggctggggtccaccctggacaggatgattaATGAATGTGATCTCAGCTAATGAAACAAACTTGTTTTGTCATCTTGTTTCCTATCTGTAGAAAGAAATGGGTGAATCACAGagggaatttcagcagagaattcagatgagagagaaggagctgcaggagctgagagaggctgtgggctcattcacagtgagtatgaacctgaaGAGATGATAACAGCTGGCTTGTAGGAACCTTTGCAGGCTTGAATCGAGGCTCTTCCAAGACGGGCGACTTAAGTCCTTTAAGGTTTATTTAATGTAAGGTCACTGTGGGATATAATGAACCAGGGTTCTACCGGGGGGGATGATGGCACTGGACTTTCTCAATTGGCCCTTAAATGGCATTCCTCTTGATAAATGGTGACTTTTCATACAATTGTGAAATGCAAAGAAACACCAAAAAGTCACATTAAACTGAGACCCAATACTGAcaaccaacctgccccatacagccaccagtctcttccaaatccctgcagctgacagtgtatgagcttaatgagagatcatttccaatcagtgctggttgggtttcagtacctgaggcatccagcaccgtgacgctccaaaccccagccctgtgctgtttttatacctcctgtcagctcacatcTCTATTGTACAATGAAGCTCGATGGAGTCTCAaaaggggccaattgtaatttaccgtcctctgctccctgtgtcaccaacagagttcagcacagtcagcagtggaggacagcgagaggatcttcactgagatgatcttctccattgagagaagacgctctgaggtgacaaagctgatcagagatcagcagaaggctgcagtgagtcaggctgaaggagacatggagagactgaagcaggagataGATGAACTaaagaggagacactctgagctggagcagttttcacacacagaggatcacatccatttcctccaggtaacagaacagctactttGGCAATAAGAAAACCAGAGAATTCAAATGAATGCATATTGTCATTGTATTTCAACTAGTCTTtcatttgtcagatgttaaagGTCCTGTTAATTAGATTGCAATACACATTTGTATTGATGAAGCTGTTTAatcagactgtgtgtctgtagaggCACCAGGCTCTTCCTGTCAcccctgaagctggatttggacccagaatcTCTGCCAGTCCAAGATCTGATTTTGGGAATTTGAGCAAGGTGATTTCTGAACTGAAAgatcaactggagaatgtttgcaGAATGAAAATGGCAGAGATCCGTCACCCAGGTTAATACATTTTCTAGTTTGTTCATGTTactatagaccaggggtggccaatcttacccagaaagggctgctgtcTGCGGGCTTCTGctggattactaattagaggactgattggctgaagagtcctcacacctggggttgaatagctgacctaaaggttatcccaaagacCTGCGTACACACTGGCACTTTGCgggtaagactggccacccctgatgtAGACCATGCAGAGTGAGTATGCAGTACAGTCAGCCTCACATTTGTGTGACCAAGTCAGTTTCTTTTCAATAAGTTTAAATCTTTGTGATAACTGGTGAAAGAGCTTCACATTCCTACTGGCTGCAAAACTCAGATCACATGAAACATGTTTCTTCTACATTATAGAAACCAAAAATTTGTATTGTGTAACTTACCATGGtttgcagtttgttaaaatgcctgttattgtccCTCAATGATTATACTCTACTGCTGTTAtctccacagtgagtgaagtccatctcccacaagtaaattccttttactcacatcctgtttctctctgtgtcCTTCTAGTTACCAAAGATACTGTCGTACCGGTATTAgtgcccaggaccagagcagaattcttacacTGTGactctgttcacacacacacttctctctccctgtatgaggtggagtgtgttttacTGTGTTTCATTTTCTACTGCTAGGGgagcgtctctctctctctctctctcccgctgcctcctggtttttcacatttacatgaaCTTTTTATCTCTGTAGACTTTGAATCCAATTGCAAAGTAAGGCAAGTTTAttcagggtgcttttccactgcaccaggtacggtacttttggttctttcccttttccattgacttccagtcgAGTACCAGCAGCAGAAGTTCCAGTACCAAACGTACCATTGCAGCTTTGGTGTGGGACTTACAAACACGTTCATTGTCAATTTAAAAGACaattttaaaaagtctaaaagcccaaaaaacaaataaacagttAACTAAAAAGAAGTGACATTGTAGAAGCAACGTATCACTAAACTCCTGctgatttaatttattaataagCTGCAGTAAACAGTAACGTTTTAAGCCTTGATTATAATGAGCTGACAGTGTTAGCTGACCTCAGCTCTTCAGGAAGCTTGTTCCACAGACAGGGAGCAATGAGACTAAAAGCTGCTTCAGCCTGCTTGGTCTTCATTCTGGGACACTGAGTAAACCTTTGCCAGATGACTTCAGGGTTCTGGATGCTTCACAACGTTCAAGAAATTTAGTGCCTCGTAGACaagtaataatattttaaaatcaatccTGTGatgcacaggaagccagtgcagtgaTTTAAGGACCGGTGTAATATGCTCTACTTCCTTGGTGTTAGTGAGGACTCTGGTGGCAGCATTTTGGATGAGCTGCCACTGTCTGATTGATTTATTACCAAGACCTGTGAAGACACCATTTCAATAGTCTAGCAGATGGTCTCAGCATCATTCAGCCAGTGGTAATTCTTATCTGAAGGACTTCATGCAGGAGTTTGACAGAGCAGATGTTTGGAAAATGACCCATCCACTTCAAAGGTCTTTTACATGGAATAATATCACCTTTTCAAATCAGTCACAAACTGATGTTTGGCTACTTCTAATGAATTAGGAAATATCTGAACAAACATTATACCTTCACCATTTTCTGACCACCAAGCCATTGACATCCATATATCCATATTGTCATCATCTACTGGATATAAAATATCTTCATACTGGAAATTAAACAGTTCAATCTTGTGAAATAAAGTAGTTATTTTAAATATAGAATAAATAATTGACTTACACTGGAACAGACCcaatacagaaaaaatattgtaataataactTGTAAATGTCAGAAGGTTTAGTAGTGACTTGGCTTGAATCAGAAGAGATgaagaaaacaaaattataaatGAGATTACTGCTTTAACCTGCAAACCAGTCAATCGTCTTACTGATACAGAAAAAATTGTAGCAGGTGACAGAATAAATTGGAtgattatatataaacataagGCAGAAGGAGCCTTTGTTAGATTGTGGCAAAAATGGCTTGAATAAGGTGAGCAGAACTCAGCCTATTTCTTTAGGCTAGAAAGACAGCAAGCCAGGAACAACTGCATTACCAGGGATGGGCAGTATTTtagataaatgtatttaaaatacgtatttgaaatacaaaatactattttgtattttgtattgtaaagcCTTTGGGAAAAATCTAAcgtaatttgtatttaaatacatttaagatgagtattttgtattttcaaaatacataaaatactttGTGCCAATCAACCTCTTTATCTGGGTGCTGATTTGGTTCagacacacccctcccccaaccttAACACTCATGCACGTGAGCTGCCTGCAGCAGAGTCAGCATTGGATCAGCGACTTTTCTCAGTTTTCTGCATTAAGGTAAGGGAGTCATCCTGATCAATTCCGTGTTGATTAAAGTTAAAATGGTGCATCATTCAGATTTGCCTTCAGTAAACATGAAAGAATAAAAAAGCACCGACATGTGTAGGAGGAAAATAGCGTTAGTTGCCTGTTAGCCAATCAGttttgatagtttttttttttatctagaaaaaaaaagattaagtaccaagacagccaccaaaaatcaccaaatttctcacatatatatctggtcataaacactttcacctgacaaaaaatctaaaccgaaatacaaggaatatggactttattttacattaagccttttccttataatgggcgtcaatggaggggaaaacgcttaacggaagtccatattccttgtatttcagttttgattttttgttaggtgaaagtctttatgaccagatgtgtgtgtgcgaaatttggtgattattggtcgctattttggtacattaaaccacattaagcgttttcacattaagtgttttagaatgtccccacaccgatcgataacatttgctacttttagaacggctcatgctcatttgacatggatgatcgacgatcgtgtgtccggggcgccgggccagttttgattaggtGCTACGGGTGAtacggttgaaaattgggaaaaaatgaaattcgacttttcaaaaattcaaaattcgtcatttgaaaattgaattcgccagagtgacgatttgatgccgtttttcttcgtcaccatgggttccgttttcgtcaatgacgagagtgacgagcggcagcgggaaccctgcAGCCTAATAGGGACGCCTGCACTTGATGACCAATTTCACATGTATTTTGTgtactttaaaaatacaaaatactgtatttgtatttaaatacatttttttacacagtattttgtatttgtatttaaatacatttttccactcagtattttgtatttttattttaaatatatttctatgtaTTTATGCCCATCTCTGTGCATTACAGTATGCGTGTGAGGATTTATAGAAATGTTGCAGATGACGTCAAGAAAATAGCCAACTTCTGCACTGAGTTCTTTAATAATATGTATGTCAGCAGTCTTGATCCAAGATTTTTGATTTCTTGTCAAACATCACGCGAATAAGTGATGCGGATCCTGAACTTTGTGACGTCCCAATTGATTTAACTGAGATGTCTGGTGCAATAAATtgcttaaaaaataataaaccgCTGGGAACAGACAGTCTAACCTTTCACTGAAAAGCTGCTCCTTTCTTACAGCAAATGTATAATGAGAGCATAATAAACTAAGTACTTCCTGCCACATCATGCCAAAGCATAatcaatataattttaaaacctAATAAAGACTTTCTTTTAGTTGATAATTGGCCTCCAATATAAAGTtctagctttgattatggccaAAAATGGCTTTGGAAAATGACTTTGAACTGTATTTGCTCACTCCTTCTCTTTCCATCATTCTTTTTtcttgtcatgccccgatcgtccgctccttcagtgtgccacgccccctcattaaccccctgtggattccccgtgtttaccagctgttcctgatcgtttTCATTAgcccattgtatttagtccgcgtttccgtttgtttccccagtccggtcattgtaatgtcatcCCGTTTGTTGTCTGATCCTTTTGTTGCTGCCTCTATTAAATCCCGTGTTTGCCCCGACTTTTGGCACCCTGCGCCCTTCTTTATGTTCCATGCACCGGCAAGCGTGACATTTCTTTTCCTTTCCTTCTTCTTTCCCTTCTTCTCTTTTCTTCCAGTGTCAGCTAGTATAAAAGTATATGAATAATTTCATCATGCATTAcctgtattattttattttatcttgtTTTGACATACAATGTTCAATAAAACGGGAAAAATGTTGTACAATCGCTGCCTCCACAGTGAGTTGCTAATTTTGTAGtcctgctgcagcattctctatacagacactcctcacttaaccaCCGAGTTCCATTCCTATGGTCGATAAGCTGTCTGGACAATGTTTGTACAAACGTTTGTGAGGCCTACAAGGCCCTTCCCCGCCCTCACCTCGGCTACTCAGACCATGTATCTGTGTTCAAGGTTCCTGTGTATAAATCCCTGCTGAAACTCACCAAACCAGTCAGTAAGAGTGTGGCCAGCTGGTGCCAACTCAGCGCTCCAAGACTGCTTTGAATCTACTGACTGGGACATTTTTAAGGAGGCTGCTATAAATGGTGACGCCATCAACCTGGAGGAGTATATAAACTCTGTGATTGATGACCACGAGAGCCGACCAAAAGCCCTGGATGATGAGGGAAGTGCGCATACAGCTAAGAATCAGAAATGCAGCTTTCAGATCTAAAGACAAGGCTGCCCTCAGGACACCTAGAGACAACCTGTCCCAAGCTATTAGGATAGCCAATCAGGCACATCGCAGAGGATCAGTGAACACTTTAATTGCACCAAAGACACACGCCGCTTATGGCAGGGCATTCAGCCAATCACGATCTACAAGCCCAACCCACACATCAGTGGCGGTGATGTCTCCCTTCCAGACGAGCTAAACGACTTTTTTGCAGACTCTGATGTACAGAATAAGGAGCCGACACCTCCCCCCAGTGACGAGCTACTCTGTCTGTCCACAGCTGATGTGAGAAGTACTCTATCCAGAGTCAACCCACAcaaggctgcaggacctgacaaCATACCTGGCCGTGTGCTGAGAGAATGCACTGACCACCTGGCTGGTGTCCTCACAGACATTTTCAACACCTCTTTAAGCCAGTGGTCTGTCCCAGCATGCTTGAAATTAACCGCCATCATCCCAGTACTGAAGAAGCCATCAGTGACAGGCCTGAATGACTACTGCCCAGTAGCACTCATGTCAATCATCATGAAGTGCTTGGAAAGGCTGGTCATGTCACACAGAACAACTAATCTTCCTGCCTCTCTAGACCCTCTCCGATCTGCATACCGGTCCAACAGGTCTACTGAGGACACCATAGCCTCTGCCTGTCACCTTTCCCTGACACATTTGGATAAGAGAGTCACATATGTCAGAATGTTATTCATAGACTTCAGCTCTACCTTCAATATGTCCCTCAAAAACTGATTGTGGAACTGAGGGGGTTAAGCTTGAATGCCACTCTTTACAGCTGGATCTTGGATTTCCTGTCAGAGAGGCCCCAGTCAGTATGTATGGGCTGCAATACCTCCAACAGCGTCATCATCAAGTTTTTGGATGATACAACTGTGGTGGGACTGATAAACAGAGAAGATGAATCAGCATACAGAGAAGAGGTGgaaaggctgtccacaaggtgcAGAGACAACAATCCATCTGTCAATGTTGAAAAGGCAAAGGAGATAATTGTGGACTTCAGAAGGACAGGTCCTGCCCACACCCCACTCAGCATCAACCGTACTGCTGTGGAAACTGTAAGGAGAACCAAGTTCCTCGGTGTGGACATAACTGAGTAACTTACATGGACAAAAAACACCACCTCCTTATTCAAGAAAGCCCAGCAGAGACTATACTTCCTGAGGCGGCTCAAAGAAGCAAACCTTCCCCCTCCCATCCTCACCATGTTCTATAGAGGCACCATCAGGAGTGTTCTGACTAACTGCATCACCATCTGCTATGGCAGCTGCAACAAATCTGACTGCAAGTGCCTGCAGAGAGTAGTGAAGACAGCAGAGAACATTACAAGCCACTTTTTGCAAGGTCTGCAGCATTGTGCAGGACCCATCACATCCCTCACATGGTCATTTCACACTCCAGCCATCTGAGAGAAGATGCTGCAGCATCAGAGCCGGGTCTGCCAGGCTGCGTGGCAGTTTTTACCCCCAGGCTGTCAGGCTCCTCaacaccatgctgcccccccaggaTCACTCACTCTGCCTCATCACTGTCTCAACCCCCCCTTAACCCACAACTAAAGGCCACAAACCGACCCTTAAGCGCTGCACTGCACTTAACACTTTGTCACTCTGAAATGGGGGCAAGAAGAAGAATCCCCATTATTCTCTGTCTGCTCCATTTTTCTGCTTCTATTCCTACTTTAAGCTGTTAGAAATTTTAGACATGTTACTGTTATTACCACTATTATCATTCACTGTTTTACACTGTGAACTCATGCTGTTACAATGTACATGATGGTGAATTCAGGTCTAACTGATTACATAAAAAAACATCATATATTTAATATAGTTCTaacaataggatgttggggtatatctccaggtgtgtggagtttaagtcaagggaggtaatgctaagattatacaattccttggtgagaccccacctagaatattgtgtacaggtttggtcaccatatcttaaaaaggacatagcggccttagaaaaggtgcagcgtagggccacaagaatgattcctggtcttagaggaatgtcatacgaggaaaggttatttgagctaaatctgttcagcctcaagcaaaggagactgaggggggacatgatccaggtctataagattctaacgggtttggatgctgttcaaccaaatagttacttctgcattagttcaaatacaagaactcgtggccataggtggaaattagcgggagaacatttcaaactgcatttaaggaagcacttctttacacagcgtgtagtcagagtatggaatagtcttcctgataacatagtgcaagctgaatccttgggttcctttaaatcagagctagataagattttaacaactctgagctattagttaagttctccccaagcgagctcgatgggccgaatggcctcctctcgttcgtatagttcttatgttctaattaCAAGTGTGATTTCTTAAGTTTTTCAGTGTTAAAGAGGCGGTTGCTCCTCACATTCTGGGTTCAGGTAGGACCCAAATTGAGGCCATACCTCCCCTCGCTACAAAGAACCATGAAATATGATGCCAGCCCTGATCCCAGAGGGAGGGGCTCAGAATGTATGTTAGTTCCTCTCCACTCCGACAAAATGTGGGTTTTTAGGGCGACAGTGGTAATCCCAGCCCCCCGGTCAGTCGCCATGGGAATCGCACATCTTTGTCCTGTTCACGTTTCTGCACCCTCCCAGAATGCCTTGCTCATTGGACTCTCTGTCATAAAGACGGCTTTTGTTCCCAGCTTGCAAACACTGGGGGTCCCGTGAAGAGAGGAGGCAGGTGACACACTAATAGAGGTTCAGGCTTCTACACATGCAGCCCCCCAAAACCAAAATGGACTCAGGCAGAACGTTCTGTTCCCCAAGTTCACCCTGTACCTTGACAGATCAAGATAAGACCATCTGTGGGGCCTCTGTGTCCCCAACTATATTAGGGATGTAGAATCGATGTCTGGCGATCtcattatatttgtttatttagcaaatgcttttatccacgGTGACGTACCCTTCAGAAAGCAAGGCCAGCTGGtgcctggagcagctgggggttaagggccttgcccaagggcAGAACAGTGAAATCAGGTTTCCGACCaagggatctgaaccagcaacctttccgaatgtgggattcaaaccaacaagcCTCTGACCGTGGGGTTTGAATCAGCAACCCTTTGCTCACTTGCACTCTCCCTGAGTAAGTTATTGATTGACAGTCTTGTTGAAAAAAATGGgtaaatacactcacctaacggattattaggaacacctgttcaatttctcattaatgcaattatctaaacaaccaatcacatggcagttgcttcaatgcagttaggggtgtggtcctggtcaagacaatctcctgaactccaaactgaatgtcaggatgggaaagaaaggtgatttaagcaattttgagcatggcatggttgttggtgccagacggaccggtctgagtatttcacatctgctcagttactgggattttcacgcacaaccgtttctagggtttacaaagaatggtgtgcaaagggaaaaacattcagtatgcggcagtcctgtgggcgaaaatgccttgttgatgctagaggtcagaggataatgggctgactgattcaagctgatagaagagcaactttgactgaaataaccactcgttaaaaccgaggtatgcagcaaagcatttgtgaagccacaacacgcacaaccttgaggtggatgggctacaacagcagaagaccccaccgggtaccactcatctccactataaataggaaaaagaggctacaatttgcacgagctcaccaaaattggacagttgaagactggaaaaatgttgcctggtctgatgagtctcgatttctgttgagacattcaaatggtagagtcagaatttggtgtaaacagaatgagaacatggatccatcatgccttgttaccactgtgcaggatggtggtggtggtgtaatggtgtgggggatgttttcttggcacactttatgccccttagtgccaattgtgcatcgtttaaatgccacggcctacctgagcattgtttctaaccatgtccatccctttatgaccaccatgtacccatcctctgatggctacttccagcaggataatgcaccatgtcacaaagctggaatcatttcaaattggtttcttgaacatgacaatgagttcactgtactaaaatggcccccacagtcaccagatctcaacccaatagagcatctttgggatgtggtggaacgggagcttcgtgccctggatgtgcatcccacaaatctccatcaactacaggatgctatcctatcaatatgggccaacatttctaaagaatgctttcagcaccttgttgaatcaatgccacgtagaattaaggcagttctgaaggcgaaaggggtcaaacaccgtattagtatggtgttcttaataatcctttaggtgagtgtatgtgtttaGTGGTAGATCAGCTGTGTAATGATAGAAGATATTATGcgtagcatatttcctactttgcAACAGCCTGTTCTATCACCCTAAGGCCTCAAAATAGGGTTAGGTTTAAGGTTATGACCAATTACAACAATTTACCATTCAAATCCTGATGTGCACTTTCAAAATGCATTGGGTCGGTGTAGTTATTGgatactgtacaaatacaatTTCCGTCCTGACAATGAAACAACCCAATGAAGTCCAAAAATTTGACTAAATTTTATGGAATATATGTCATATGGCACGTTGTAGTACTACTTTTTGAAATCATGTGGCAGAGAGAACTCCAATGCCAGATATTACCCATTTGCATTCTAATATGTGAAGttgtttaaattatattttctgGATTTTGACTATATTGTTCTGAAAACTTCGTTCAGTTCCTGACTTTACACATATAACTTTGTAACCATGTTCAAATAAAGTTCCTGGTGGTTCCTGGTAGGGAGGTACCGGGATTGGGTATACCTCCACTGGGGTAGAGATCCATGGAGGTCCTGTTGGGAGTTCCTGGTAGAGAAGTAACGGTGGTTCATGGTAGGGAGGTACTGGTGGTTCTTTGTAGAGAGGTAGCAGTGGTTCCTGCTAAGGAGGTAGCAGCAgttcatgaatgaatgaatgccttttattgttgctatacacatgtacaatgagatTAAAAGCCGCtcctccagtgcaaacatgtatgtagaacaacaaacaataaataaatagtgaaaaaaCTATGTACATATGgaaggaataaataaataactgtgtAGATCattgccatccatccatccatccatccattatcttccgctggatccgaggtcgggtcacaggggcagcagtctcagcagggaaacccagactacCCTCTCCCCCggcacttcatccagctccataaaagttatgaacagaatcggtgacaaagggcagccctggcagagacCAACACTCACcggaaacgagtccgacttactgccgacaatgcggaccaagctctggcaccggttgtacagggaccgaacagcccttataaggcagcccgataccccatactcccggagcactccccacaggactccccgagggacgcggtcgaatgccttctccaagtccacaaaacacatgtagactggttgggcaaactcccacgcaccctccagggccctgccgagagtatagagctggtccactgttccacggccagggcgaaaaccacactgctcctcctgaatccgaggttcgactatccgatggaccct is part of the Paramormyrops kingsleyae isolate MSU_618 chromosome 25, PKINGS_0.4, whole genome shotgun sequence genome and encodes:
- the LOC111838683 gene encoding uncharacterized protein encodes the protein MEGAASEMSPPVGCKTRGTERPVLGRNTILAEVVEKLKKTGIQEATPADHYAGPGDVEWDASTGRKHKAVKSCLDKICSHHDKPLEIYCRTDQQCICLLCVMDEHRGHDTVSAAAGKAEKQKEMGESQREFQQRIQMREKELQELREAVGSFTSSAQSAVEDSERIFTEMIFSIERRRSEVTKLIRDQQKAAVSQAEGDMERLKQEIDELKRRHSELEQFSHTEDHIHFLQRHQALPVTPEAGFGPRISASPRSDFGNLSKVISELKDQLENVCRMKMAEIRHPVSEVHLPQVNSFYSHPVSLFEYQQQKFQYQTWILDFLSERPQSVCMGCNTSNSVIIKFLDDTTVVGLINREDESAYREEVERLSTRCRDNNPSVNVEKAKEIIVDFRRTGPAHTPLSINRTAVETVRRTKFLGVDITE